The following proteins are co-located in the Bacillus pumilus genome:
- a CDS encoding calcium-translocating P-type ATPase, SERCA-type, giving the protein MNWHELNQTDLLKTMNTSIGDGLSEKDVQKRLEKHGPNELQEGKKASALIIFLAQFKDFMVLILLAATIISAFLGEYIDAGAIVAIVLINGVLGFYQERRAEKSLQALKELSTPHVYARRNNEWVKIPSKHLVPGDIVKFSSGDRIGADIRLLETKSLEIEESALTGESIPAVKHASPLSRDHVALGDLTNMAFMGTLVTRGSGVGVVIGTGMNTAMGQIAGMLDAAGNMETPLQRRLEQLGKILIVAALFLTVLVVVLGVVQGHDLYHMFLAGVSLAVAAIPEGLPAIVTVALSLGVQRMIKQKSIVRKLPAVETLGCASIICSDKTGTMTQNKMTVTHVWAEGKTWNISGTGYEPSGDFTLNGELVHVDKHPSLQKVLLYGALCNTSTIVEKDGEMNLDGDPTEGALLTAARKAGFTEQFIEAGFHVVEEFPFDSERKMMSVVVETNQKERYVIAKGAPDVLMNRSSHIMHGGRTASFSTTHRQETEAAIQGLARQALRTIAIAYKKVGLTEKITSVQQAETDLTLIGLEGMIDPPRPEVRRAIKECRDAGIKTVMITGDHVETAKAIAKDLSLLPKQGKVLDGKALDQLSDKELEQMAENVYVFARVSPEHKLRIVKAYQKNGHIVAMTGDGVNDAPAIKQADIGISMGITGTDVAKEASSLILLDDNFATIKSAINEGRNIYENIRKFVRYLLASNVGEILVMLFAMLLALPLPLVPIQILWVNLVTDGLPAMALGMDKPEGDVMKRKPRNMKEGIFARGLGWKVISRGFLIGLATLLAFMFVYHRDPNELQYAQTVAFSTLVLAQLIHVFDCRSERSIFERNPFGNLYLIGAVLSSLLLMLVVIYYPPLQPIFKTVSIAPIDWLLIIGMSALPTFLLAGSLLTRKK; this is encoded by the coding sequence ATGAATTGGCATGAACTGAACCAAACCGATTTATTAAAAACAATGAATACATCGATAGGTGACGGACTGTCAGAAAAAGATGTGCAAAAGCGGCTTGAAAAACACGGACCAAATGAATTGCAGGAAGGGAAAAAGGCATCGGCTCTGATCATCTTTTTAGCGCAATTTAAAGACTTTATGGTCTTAATTTTGCTTGCGGCAACGATTATTTCTGCTTTTTTAGGTGAATACATTGATGCTGGGGCGATTGTAGCGATTGTTCTGATTAATGGTGTACTCGGCTTTTATCAAGAACGCCGGGCGGAAAAATCCCTTCAAGCGCTAAAGGAATTATCGACTCCGCATGTATATGCAAGGAGAAACAATGAGTGGGTCAAGATCCCGTCTAAGCACCTCGTACCAGGGGATATTGTGAAGTTTTCAAGCGGAGACCGGATTGGGGCAGATATTAGATTACTAGAAACAAAGAGTTTAGAGATCGAAGAGTCAGCCCTTACTGGTGAGTCCATCCCAGCGGTGAAACATGCAAGTCCACTTTCACGAGACCATGTAGCGCTCGGAGATTTGACGAACATGGCATTTATGGGGACGCTTGTCACGAGAGGAAGCGGCGTGGGTGTTGTCATTGGGACAGGGATGAATACAGCCATGGGACAAATTGCCGGTATGCTGGATGCTGCAGGTAATATGGAAACACCGCTGCAAAGACGTCTCGAACAGCTTGGGAAAATCTTGATTGTTGCTGCTTTATTCTTAACCGTGCTCGTAGTCGTTCTGGGCGTTGTGCAAGGACATGATTTGTATCATATGTTCTTAGCGGGTGTATCTCTCGCTGTTGCTGCCATTCCAGAAGGACTGCCGGCGATTGTAACCGTCGCTCTTTCCCTAGGTGTGCAGCGGATGATCAAACAAAAATCAATTGTCAGAAAGCTCCCAGCTGTGGAAACGCTCGGCTGCGCGTCGATCATTTGCTCAGATAAAACAGGGACAATGACGCAAAATAAAATGACGGTAACACATGTGTGGGCAGAGGGGAAAACGTGGAATATTTCTGGCACGGGCTATGAGCCGTCTGGTGATTTCACCTTAAACGGAGAACTTGTCCATGTTGACAAACATCCAAGCCTTCAAAAGGTTTTATTATATGGTGCACTTTGTAATACATCGACCATCGTTGAAAAAGATGGAGAAATGAACCTTGATGGAGATCCGACAGAGGGCGCACTTTTAACCGCAGCACGTAAAGCGGGTTTTACAGAGCAATTCATAGAAGCTGGGTTTCATGTCGTAGAGGAGTTTCCTTTTGACTCAGAAAGAAAGATGATGTCAGTCGTCGTCGAAACGAATCAAAAAGAGCGGTATGTCATTGCAAAAGGTGCGCCAGATGTACTGATGAACCGTTCAAGTCATATCATGCACGGCGGACGCACAGCCTCATTTTCAACCACTCACAGGCAAGAAACAGAAGCTGCGATTCAAGGCTTAGCAAGACAAGCGCTTAGAACCATTGCAATTGCGTATAAAAAAGTCGGTTTGACAGAAAAAATCACATCTGTTCAGCAGGCAGAAACCGATCTCACATTGATCGGGTTAGAGGGTATGATCGATCCACCTCGTCCTGAAGTCAGGCGAGCGATCAAAGAGTGCAGGGATGCTGGCATTAAAACTGTGATGATTACAGGTGATCACGTGGAAACAGCCAAAGCCATCGCAAAAGACCTGAGCCTTTTACCGAAGCAAGGAAAGGTTCTTGACGGGAAAGCGCTGGACCAGCTGAGTGACAAAGAGCTTGAGCAAATGGCTGAAAATGTATACGTTTTTGCCCGGGTATCCCCGGAACATAAGCTGAGAATTGTGAAGGCCTATCAAAAAAATGGCCATATTGTGGCGATGACAGGTGATGGGGTCAATGATGCGCCCGCGATTAAACAAGCAGATATCGGAATATCCATGGGCATCACAGGAACAGACGTAGCAAAAGAAGCGTCCTCCCTTATTTTACTTGATGACAACTTTGCGACCATTAAATCCGCTATTAATGAGGGCCGGAATATTTACGAAAATATTCGTAAGTTTGTACGCTATTTGCTTGCATCAAATGTTGGAGAAATTTTGGTTATGCTGTTTGCGATGCTCCTTGCGCTTCCGCTTCCACTCGTTCCTATTCAAATTTTATGGGTAAACCTTGTGACAGATGGACTCCCAGCTATGGCACTTGGAATGGATAAGCCAGAAGGCGATGTCATGAAGAGGAAGCCGCGGAACATGAAAGAGGGCATATTTGCTAGAGGGCTTGGCTGGAAGGTCATATCAAGGGGATTCCTCATTGGGCTTGCCACTCTGTTAGCATTTATGTTTGTGTATCACCGCGATCCAAACGAACTGCAATATGCACAGACTGTCGCATTTAGTACGCTCGTTTTGGCGCAGCTCATTCATGTATTTGACTGCCGCAGTGAACGGTCCATTTTTGAACGTAATCCATTTGGAAATCTCTATTTAATCGGTGCTGTTCTGTCATCACTTCTTCTGATGCTTGTGGTCATTTATTATCCTCCGCTTCAGCCAATTTTCAAAACGGTGTCAATTGCACCAATTGATTGGCTGCTGATCATCGGTATGTCTGCACTGCCAACTTTTTTATTGGCTGGATCACTTTTGACAAGAAAAAAATAA
- a CDS encoding YicC/YloC family endoribonuclease — translation MIRSMTGFGQASKTDGELTVSVELKSVNHRFKEVHARLPRPLLYFEDTLKKIILRHVQRGRIELFVTIEGGKLASRSLQIDWPLLDEYMKAAKDLKDRYHISGIQHAHDLLQLEHAVQVEESVSRNEQLEHLLIDACEAAVKELCFMREQEGASLQKDCELRLSELEAYTEEIKVFAPEVVSQYKERLNQRLQEWIGEALEESRLATEAAIFADRCDITEEITRLKSHFQQFQQILMQGGAAGRKLDFLVQELNREVNTIGSKANHHHLTKLVVEMKSAIEKIKEQVQNIE, via the coding sequence ATGATACGCAGTATGACGGGATTCGGCCAAGCGAGTAAAACGGATGGAGAACTGACAGTGTCAGTCGAGCTAAAATCGGTCAATCACCGTTTTAAAGAGGTTCATGCCCGTTTGCCGAGGCCGCTTTTATATTTCGAAGATACATTAAAAAAAATCATTCTTCGTCACGTGCAGCGTGGTAGAATTGAGCTGTTTGTCACGATTGAAGGCGGTAAACTAGCAAGCCGGTCTTTACAGATCGACTGGCCGCTGCTTGATGAATATATGAAAGCCGCAAAAGACCTCAAGGACCGCTATCACATTTCAGGTATTCAGCATGCACATGACTTACTTCAGCTGGAACATGCTGTTCAAGTAGAAGAGTCGGTCAGCCGAAATGAGCAGCTGGAGCATTTGCTGATAGACGCTTGTGAAGCGGCTGTCAAGGAGCTTTGCTTCATGAGAGAGCAAGAGGGTGCATCACTTCAAAAAGACTGTGAACTGAGGCTCTCTGAACTAGAGGCCTATACAGAAGAAATAAAAGTCTTTGCACCAGAGGTTGTAAGTCAGTACAAAGAACGATTGAATCAAAGATTGCAAGAATGGATCGGAGAGGCGCTTGAAGAAAGCAGACTGGCCACAGAGGCTGCCATCTTTGCTGATCGCTGTGACATTACAGAAGAGATCACGAGATTAAAAAGTCATTTTCAGCAATTTCAGCAAATTTTGATGCAAGGCGGCGCTGCCGGCCGGAAACTTGACTTTCTTGTACAGGAACTCAACCGTGAAGTGAACACGATTGGATCTAAAGCAAACCATCACCATTTAACAAAGTTGGTGGTCGAAATGAAAAGTGCTATTGAAAAAATAAAAGAACAAGTGCAAAATATAGAATAG
- the remA gene encoding extracellular matrix/biofilm regulator RemA, translating into MTIKLINIGFGNIISANRMISIVSPESAPIKRMIQDARDRGMLIDATYGRRTRAVVIMDSDHVILSAVQPETVAQRLSVKEEIIDEGQG; encoded by the coding sequence ATGACCATAAAATTGATCAATATCGGATTTGGAAACATCATTTCAGCGAATCGGATGATTTCGATCGTCAGTCCGGAATCAGCACCGATTAAACGAATGATACAAGACGCAAGAGATCGAGGCATGCTCATAGATGCTACATACGGAAGAAGAACCCGTGCTGTTGTCATTATGGACAGTGACCATGTCATCTTATCTGCCGTTCAGCCTGAGACTGTCGCGCAAAGACTTTCTGTAAAAGAAGAAATCATAGATGAAGGGCAGGGGTAA
- the gmk gene encoding guanylate kinase: MKERGLLIVLSGPSGVGKGTVRQAIFSQEDTKFEYSISVTTRKPREGERNGVDYFFKTREEFEHMIENKKLLEWAEYVGNYYGTPVDYVEQTLSEGKDVFLEIEVQGALQVREAFPEGLFIFLAPPSLSELQNRIITRGTESEDLIRNRMAAAKEEIEMMDAYDYVVENDDVALACERIKAIVLAEHLRRDRVAPRYKKMLGVE, from the coding sequence ATGAAAGAAAGAGGACTCTTAATCGTTCTCTCTGGACCTTCGGGAGTTGGAAAAGGAACGGTCAGACAAGCCATTTTCTCCCAGGAAGATACGAAATTTGAATACTCTATTTCAGTAACAACACGCAAACCGCGTGAAGGTGAAAGAAATGGTGTCGATTATTTCTTTAAAACCAGGGAAGAATTTGAACATATGATTGAAAACAAAAAGTTGTTAGAATGGGCAGAATATGTCGGGAATTACTACGGCACACCTGTTGACTATGTAGAACAGACACTGAGTGAAGGAAAAGATGTTTTCCTTGAAATCGAAGTGCAAGGCGCACTTCAAGTAAGAGAAGCTTTCCCGGAAGGTCTTTTTATTTTCCTTGCACCGCCTAGTCTTTCAGAACTTCAAAACCGTATCATTACTCGCGGTACAGAATCTGAGGACCTCATTCGAAATCGAATGGCCGCTGCAAAAGAAGAGATTGAAATGATGGATGCTTACGACTATGTCGTTGAAAACGATGATGTCGCGCTTGCTTGTGAAAGAATCAAAGCGATCGTCCTTGCAGAGCATCTGCGAAGAGACAGAGTCGCACCAAGATATAAAAAAATGCTGGGGGTAGAATAA
- the rpoZ gene encoding DNA-directed RNA polymerase subunit omega → MLDPSIDSLMNKLDSKYTLVTVSARRAREMQIHQDQQIENTKSYKFVGKALEEIDAGLLTFEKEDQE, encoded by the coding sequence ATGTTAGATCCTTCAATTGACTCATTGATGAACAAACTTGATTCGAAATATACACTTGTGACAGTGTCTGCACGCCGTGCACGTGAAATGCAGATCCATCAAGATCAGCAGATCGAAAACACAAAGTCTTACAAATTTGTAGGGAAAGCACTTGAAGAAATCGACGCTGGTCTTTTGACATTTGAAAAAGAGGATCAAGAATAA
- the coaBC gene encoding bifunctional phosphopantothenoylcysteine decarboxylase/phosphopantothenate--cysteine ligase CoaBC, protein MLQSKNILLGVSGGIAVYKAAALTSKLVQAGANVRVIMTESAREFVSPLTFQALSRQEVYVDTFKENNPRVIAHIDVADWADLILVAPATAHTIGKMAAGLADDMLTTTLLASTAPVWIAPAMNVHMYDHPAVKRNIRTLYEDGYRFIEPSEGYLACGYIGKGRLEEPEKIIEHIRAFFEEPKSLPLSGKKVVVTAGPTREVIDPVRFFTNRSTGKMGYAIAEAAQQMGADVTLISGPVSLTAPDHVDVVHVESAEEMYQAALDVYGEADLVIKSAAVADYTPVTTYPHKMKKHDGALEIEFTRTKDILKELGKRKEHQVLVGFAAETQDVEYYAKKKIESKHLDMIVANNVTKEGAGFGTDTNVAAIIKADGTKKELPMMSKKDLAFEILKEAKQLLPKERDRA, encoded by the coding sequence ATGTTACAGTCAAAAAATATTTTGCTCGGCGTCAGCGGAGGAATCGCCGTATATAAAGCAGCTGCACTCACTAGTAAACTCGTACAGGCAGGCGCAAATGTAAGAGTGATTATGACGGAATCTGCCCGTGAGTTTGTGTCTCCGCTCACCTTCCAAGCCCTATCTCGACAAGAGGTTTATGTGGATACATTTAAAGAGAACAATCCAAGAGTCATTGCGCATATTGATGTAGCTGACTGGGCCGATCTCATTCTCGTTGCTCCTGCAACAGCACATACGATTGGTAAAATGGCCGCAGGACTTGCAGATGATATGCTCACAACCACCTTGCTCGCTTCAACAGCTCCTGTATGGATCGCACCGGCTATGAATGTGCATATGTATGATCACCCAGCTGTGAAGCGGAACATTCGCACATTATATGAAGACGGATACCGGTTTATTGAGCCAAGTGAAGGTTATTTAGCCTGCGGGTACATTGGAAAAGGGCGTTTAGAGGAACCTGAAAAAATTATTGAACACATTCGTGCGTTTTTCGAGGAGCCAAAAAGCTTGCCGCTTTCAGGGAAAAAAGTCGTGGTGACAGCAGGTCCTACACGAGAAGTGATCGATCCTGTTCGTTTCTTTACAAATCGTTCTACTGGGAAAATGGGCTATGCCATTGCAGAAGCTGCCCAGCAAATGGGGGCTGATGTCACGCTTATTTCTGGTCCTGTTTCTTTGACTGCGCCTGACCATGTAGACGTGGTACACGTTGAATCGGCAGAGGAGATGTATCAGGCTGCTTTAGATGTGTACGGGGAAGCAGACCTTGTCATTAAATCAGCAGCTGTTGCCGATTACACCCCTGTCACGACATATCCTCATAAAATGAAAAAACATGACGGTGCACTGGAAATTGAATTCACGCGTACAAAAGATATTTTAAAAGAGCTGGGGAAAAGAAAAGAGCATCAAGTGCTTGTCGGTTTTGCAGCTGAAACGCAGGATGTAGAATATTATGCGAAAAAGAAAATCGAATCCAAGCATCTAGATATGATTGTTGCCAACAATGTAACAAAAGAGGGTGCGGGCTTTGGCACAGACACAAATGTGGCAGCGATCATCAAAGCGGACGGAACAAAAAAAGAGCTGCCGATGATGAGCAAAAAAGACCTCGCTTTTGAAATCTTAAAGGAGGCAAAACAGCTATTGCCAAAAGAGCGTGATCGAGCATGA
- the priA gene encoding primosomal protein N', whose protein sequence is MIAEVIVDVTTKAIDRPFDYRVPDRFKDLVKPGMRVVVPFGPRKIQGFVTRVKDVTDVKTGNIKDIVDLFDLSPVLTDELLELSHWLTEKTLSYHITALQSMLPAAMKAKYEKEIQVLSDEELPQSLKELFGQQESILYADIPPDQLKHIQKHVQKGHLEVRYHVSQKSGKKKVRMLQVVVSKERLEEKQQQLKKNAVKQKELLSFLLQASETTFLAKDLQQQTGASSQTLKTFIREGLLTESYEEIYRDPYADREFKQSDSLDLTTEQAAAAKHIHQAVSDHQHETFLLHGVTGSGKTEIYLQTIDHVLQKGKEAIVLVPEISLTPQMVQRFKERFGSNVAVLHSGLSTGEKYDEWRKIHRKEVKLVVGARSAVFAPFENLGMIIIDEEHESSYKQEEMPRYHAKDVAIERARRHQCPVVLGSATPSLETYARAKKGVYTLLTLKQRVNQQQMPHVSVIDMREELRNGNRSMFSEELMLRLKEVLERKEQAVLFLNKRGYSSFVMCRDCGYVEQCPHCEISLTYHRYQKRLKCHYCGHEAPVPAECPECHSEHIRYFGTGTQRVEEELTKVLPEARVIRMDVDTTSRKGAHEKLLTSFGNKEADILLGTQMIAKGLDFPDVTLVGVLSADTSLHIPDFRSSEKTFQLLTQVSGRAGRHEKAGSVIIQSYTPSHYSIELTKQHDYEAFYEQEMLHRRHQSYPPFYFLAMVTVSHEEVTKAAHVADQIVQFLKMNCAPNTRILGPAASPIAKIKDRYRYQCVIKYKRENELASLLRKIQDHYQKEMEQKQLMISIDMNPYMMM, encoded by the coding sequence ATGATTGCTGAAGTCATAGTGGATGTCACAACGAAAGCCATTGATCGCCCATTTGACTATCGTGTGCCCGATCGGTTCAAAGATCTCGTCAAACCTGGGATGAGGGTCGTTGTTCCCTTTGGCCCGAGGAAGATTCAAGGGTTTGTGACAAGAGTCAAAGATGTAACAGACGTAAAGACAGGAAACATCAAGGACATTGTGGATTTATTTGATTTATCACCTGTTCTGACAGATGAGCTATTGGAGCTTTCCCACTGGCTGACGGAAAAAACATTGTCCTATCATATTACGGCTCTGCAATCCATGCTGCCTGCAGCCATGAAGGCAAAATATGAAAAAGAAATTCAGGTGTTATCAGATGAAGAACTTCCGCAGTCATTGAAAGAGCTTTTCGGTCAGCAAGAAAGCATACTTTACGCTGACATTCCGCCTGATCAACTGAAGCACATTCAAAAGCATGTCCAAAAAGGTCATCTAGAGGTGAGATATCATGTCTCTCAAAAATCTGGAAAGAAAAAGGTGCGCATGCTTCAGGTCGTCGTTTCGAAAGAAAGACTTGAAGAAAAGCAGCAGCAGCTAAAGAAAAATGCGGTGAAACAAAAGGAATTGCTCTCCTTTTTGCTTCAAGCGAGTGAGACCACTTTTTTAGCGAAAGACTTACAGCAGCAAACAGGCGCTAGTTCTCAAACGCTTAAAACCTTTATACGAGAAGGGCTGTTAACAGAGAGCTATGAAGAGATCTATCGAGATCCTTATGCAGACCGGGAGTTTAAACAATCTGATTCCCTCGATCTCACGACAGAACAAGCAGCAGCAGCGAAACACATTCATCAAGCAGTGAGTGATCATCAGCATGAAACCTTTCTGCTGCACGGGGTGACAGGAAGCGGGAAAACGGAGATTTATTTGCAGACCATTGATCATGTACTTCAAAAGGGAAAAGAAGCGATCGTCCTCGTTCCTGAAATTTCATTAACTCCTCAAATGGTTCAGCGGTTTAAAGAACGGTTTGGCTCAAATGTGGCTGTTCTTCATAGCGGATTATCGACAGGGGAAAAGTATGATGAGTGGCGGAAAATTCACCGCAAGGAAGTCAAGCTTGTCGTGGGAGCAAGGTCTGCTGTTTTCGCCCCATTTGAAAATCTAGGAATGATTATCATAGATGAAGAGCATGAATCTTCCTACAAACAAGAAGAGATGCCGCGTTATCATGCCAAGGACGTCGCAATTGAACGAGCAAGACGGCACCAATGTCCAGTCGTATTAGGCAGTGCAACACCTTCACTTGAGACCTATGCGCGTGCGAAAAAAGGTGTGTATACATTGCTGACGCTAAAGCAACGCGTGAACCAGCAGCAGATGCCGCACGTCTCGGTAATTGATATGAGAGAAGAATTAAGGAACGGCAACCGGTCTATGTTCTCAGAAGAATTAATGCTCAGGTTAAAAGAAGTGCTTGAAAGGAAAGAACAAGCCGTCTTATTTCTGAATAAAAGAGGCTATTCATCCTTTGTGATGTGCCGTGATTGCGGATATGTGGAGCAATGTCCTCATTGCGAGATTTCCCTTACCTATCACCGTTATCAAAAACGGCTGAAGTGTCACTATTGCGGTCACGAAGCCCCGGTACCTGCTGAATGTCCAGAATGCCACAGCGAGCATATTCGTTATTTTGGTACAGGTACGCAGCGAGTAGAAGAAGAGCTCACCAAGGTTTTGCCTGAGGCGAGGGTAATCCGAATGGATGTAGATACAACCTCTCGAAAAGGCGCTCATGAAAAGCTTCTTACCTCATTTGGCAACAAAGAAGCGGATATTCTACTCGGTACGCAAATGATTGCAAAAGGGTTAGACTTTCCAGATGTTACACTTGTCGGTGTACTGAGTGCGGATACGTCCCTTCATATCCCTGATTTTCGTTCAAGTGAAAAAACATTTCAACTTCTCACGCAAGTCAGCGGCCGGGCAGGGCGCCATGAAAAAGCGGGCTCAGTCATTATTCAATCGTATACGCCTTCTCACTATAGTATTGAATTAACCAAGCAGCATGACTATGAAGCCTTTTATGAGCAGGAGATGCTGCATCGTCGTCATCAGTCCTATCCGCCATTTTACTTCTTGGCAATGGTGACTGTTTCACACGAAGAAGTGACGAAGGCAGCGCATGTCGCTGATCAAATTGTCCAGTTTCTGAAAATGAACTGTGCACCGAATACAAGAATCCTTGGTCCAGCTGCATCTCCGATCGCTAAGATCAAAGATAGATATCGATATCAATGCGTGATAAAATACAAAAGGGAAAATGAACTGGCAAGTTTACTACGGAAAATACAAGATCATTATCAAAAAGAAATGGAACAAAAACAGTTGATGATTTCAATAGATATGAATCCATATATGATGATGTAA
- the def gene encoding peptide deformylase codes for MAIKPIVIHPAEVLEQKTEPVDTFDKKLKKLLDDMYDTMLELDGVGLAAPQIGISKRIAVVDIGEESGRIDLVNPEVLEVKGSQTDIEGCLSFPSLYGTVERPNHVKVKAFDKKGKPFTIEAEGFLARALLHEIDHLDGILFTSKIIQTYTEKELVEMEG; via the coding sequence GTGGCAATAAAACCAATAGTCATACATCCGGCAGAAGTGCTTGAACAAAAGACAGAGCCTGTCGATACGTTCGATAAAAAGCTTAAAAAACTGCTCGATGACATGTATGATACAATGCTTGAGCTAGATGGAGTCGGACTAGCAGCACCGCAAATCGGTATTTCAAAAAGAATCGCCGTTGTAGATATAGGAGAAGAATCTGGCAGAATTGATTTAGTGAATCCCGAGGTTCTTGAAGTAAAAGGAAGCCAAACAGACATTGAAGGCTGCTTGAGCTTCCCATCTTTATACGGCACTGTAGAAAGACCAAATCATGTGAAGGTGAAAGCCTTTGATAAGAAAGGCAAACCATTTACAATAGAAGCAGAAGGATTTTTAGCAAGAGCCTTATTGCACGAAATTGATCATTTAGACGGCATATTATTCACGTCGAAAATCATTCAAACCTATACAGAAAAAGAACTTGTGGAAATGGAAGGGTGA
- the fmt gene encoding methionyl-tRNA formyltransferase encodes MARIVFMGTPDFSVPVLQTLITEGYEVVGVVTQPDRPKGRKRVLTPPPVKVEALKHGIPVLQPEKVRLDEEIDKVLALKPDLIITAAFGQILPKRLLDEPEFGCINVHASLLPELRGGAPIHYAILQGKKKTGVTIMYMVERLDAGDMISKVEVEIDELDNVGTLHDKLSIAGAALLKDTVPNVLNRSISPIPQNEEAATYAPNIKREQERLDWTKTGEELYNQVRGLNPWPVAYTEWNGAHLKVWEAKKVPLQAQEPGKVIELQKEGPVIGTGNQQGLILTSVQPAGKKKMTGEDFLRGANIEIGQKLGLMNEEK; translated from the coding sequence ATGGCACGTATTGTATTTATGGGAACCCCTGATTTCTCAGTACCTGTGCTGCAAACACTGATAACAGAAGGATACGAAGTCGTCGGGGTCGTCACGCAGCCAGATCGCCCGAAAGGCAGAAAACGAGTGCTCACGCCACCTCCTGTGAAAGTGGAAGCCCTAAAGCATGGCATCCCTGTTTTGCAGCCTGAAAAGGTGCGCCTTGATGAAGAAATCGATAAAGTGCTTGCATTAAAGCCAGATTTAATTATAACAGCAGCCTTCGGACAAATTTTACCAAAAAGACTGCTGGATGAACCTGAATTTGGCTGTATCAATGTTCATGCCTCTTTGCTGCCAGAGCTAAGAGGCGGCGCGCCGATCCATTATGCGATCCTGCAAGGCAAAAAGAAAACAGGCGTGACCATAATGTACATGGTTGAAAGACTCGATGCAGGTGACATGATTAGTAAAGTAGAAGTAGAAATTGATGAATTAGACAACGTTGGGACATTGCATGATAAATTAAGTATAGCAGGCGCCGCATTGCTAAAAGATACGGTTCCAAATGTTCTGAACCGGTCCATCTCTCCGATTCCGCAAAATGAAGAGGCGGCAACCTACGCACCTAATATTAAGCGGGAGCAAGAAAGGTTAGACTGGACAAAAACCGGAGAAGAGCTTTACAACCAAGTTCGCGGCTTAAATCCATGGCCAGTTGCCTATACTGAATGGAACGGCGCTCATTTAAAAGTTTGGGAAGCGAAAAAAGTTCCGCTTCAAGCGCAAGAACCTGGGAAAGTGATTGAACTTCAAAAAGAAGGACCGGTCATTGGAACCGGGAATCAGCAAGGCCTTATATTAACAAGTGTGCAGCCGGCTGGAAAGAAAAAAATGACCGGCGAAGACTTCTTAAGAGGCGCAAATATCGAAATTGGACAGAAATTAGGGTTAATGAATGAAGAAAAGTAA